A stretch of the Macaca mulatta isolate MMU2019108-1 chromosome 16, T2T-MMU8v2.0, whole genome shotgun sequence genome encodes the following:
- the CSH3 gene encoding chorionic somatommamotropin hormone 3 precursor (The RefSeq protein has 2 substitutions, 1 frameshift compared to this genomic sequence) gives MAAGSRTSQILAFALLCRPWLQEAGAVQSVPLSRFFDNAMLHAHRLHQLAFDTYQKFEEAYIPKENKYSFLQNPQTSLCFSESIPTPSNMEERQQKSNLELLRISLLLIQSWLEPVQFLRSVFANRLVCGTSDSDVYDLLKSLEEGIQTLMGRLEDGSPRTGQIFKATYIKFDTNSHNNDALLENYRLLHCFRRNMDKVETFLRMAQCRSVEGSCGF, from the exons ATGGCTGCAG GCTCCCGGACCTCCCAGATCCTGGCTTTTGCCCTGCTCTGCCGGCCATGGCTTCAAGAGGCCGGTGCCGTCCAATCCGTTCCCTTATCCAGGTTTTTTGACAACGCTATGCTCCACGCCCATCGCCTGCACCAGCTGGCCTTTGACACCTACCAGAAGTTT GAAGAAGCCTAtatcccaaaggaaaataagtattCATTCCTGCAGAACCCCCAGACCTCCCTCTGCTTCTCAGAGTCTATTCCCACACCCTCCAACATGGAGGAAAGGCAGCAGAAATCT AACCTAGAGCTGCTCCGCATCTCCCTGCTGCTCATCCAGTCGTGGCTGGAGCCCGTGCAGTTCCTCAGGAGTGTGTTTGCCAACAGGCTAGTGTGTGGCACCTCGGACAGCGACGTCTATGACCTCCTAAAAAGCCTAGAGGAAGGCATCCAAACGCTGATGGGG AGGCTGGAAGATGGCAGCCCCCGGACTGGGCAGGTCTTCA CGACCTACATCAAGTTTGACACAAACTGACACAACAATGATGCACTGCTCGAGAACTACAGGCTGCTCCACTGCTTCAGGAGGAACATGGACAAGGTCGAGACATTCCTGCGCATGGCGCAGTGCCGCTCTGTGGAGGGCAGCTGTGGCTTCTAG